From the genome of Oryza glaberrima chromosome 1, OglaRS2, whole genome shotgun sequence:
aagtgtttgggttaacgcatgatcggctagtaTTGCCGATGCATGACAACCAATGTGTTTGCATCGTCTTGAGATGGccaatattgttatatcgcccttagttgtttttcatggtgtaatcggttgtgatttgccgatgtacaatggccgatattgttatatcacccttagttgttttataattttatcaatgcttttgtcattgtaaaattaggggggcacatatatatcaaaatgcaaTGCAAATTTTTTGAGGCAAAATTTTTTGAGCGAATttcaaagtcatattaatcggcacaatgGATTGTCAAGACAGTAAAGTACTAGAGCATCTTAGCTGATTACAAAAAATTTTTGAGTCCTATTAAACAAAAGTTATTGAGACAAGTATCGCTGGATAGCCAAAATAGTCCTTTGCctgatttgttctacttctttaATAGCTTGGGCGTCTTGAGCATCAGTTCCAGAGATGACTTTCAGAGACTTGGTTaggtcagcaacattcttgatagccgatttgagccttgctttttgTTCTTTAATTGATTTTgagagatcggctagctttttgtgtTCTATATCTAGCTCGGtattgcattcttcaagttgcaCCAAGAGCTCAATTTTGCGAGCTTtgagccgatcaatattggatttgatcggaccttcagatagctgatcaagtttggttttttcttcATTGACAAGCTGCCGATTAGCTTGGATTGTGGCCTCAATCTCTTTGCGATCACGGCGTTCGGCTAGTCTTAGCTTGGCTTTTTCCAGCTTGAACTGATATTGCTCGAGATAAGCGGCTGGAGTTAGGACATCGGCCAGATCTTCGGGAATCATAGCTTGAACTTCATGCAGTCGTGTCCTAATTGACCCACAGTCAACTACCAAATTGTCAAAAGAAGAggcttctagccgatgagagatgtctTCAAGTGTTTTTCTCACATCATCGAATAGGGGAGCTAGGGCTTTGCTTGAAGTGTCTTCTTCTGCCTCATCAAGgtaatctctgatgtcaaaagagaagagatcggcTAGAGCTTGCAGAGACAATTTCGGAAAGAATAAGAGCTGGGTAAATTATAGCTGATCTAATTGTTGAGACAAAGGGAAACTTACTGAGATAGCAGGAGCAGttggttgttcttcctcttcgaTATGATGACTCCCCACAGCGGATGGAGTCTGATCACTTGACGATTGCTgtacaggaggaggagggggaggctaTGAAATAGACAAGTGTTATATAGAATCAGTTGAGATTGATTAAGTAAAAGAATTAAGgacatcttactggtggagccgaTTTAACAATTGTTGCTGCTGTTTTTTTCTTCacagcagttttcttcttctgcaaccaCAAAGTCTATGGGTAATTAGCCGAAGAGTGAGGTGATTTCACAAGAAGTTAGAGAGAGGTACTTACTCTTGTAAAATGAACGGGgacagaaggagttggaggcgtttgcttgggtgaagccgatggtgttatTTCTGTGTCACTCATTTCGGCTACAGCTTAGTCAACATCTTCACCAATTTCCTCTTCATCTAAAGCTTGTTCAATACATGGATCCAAGGCGGGCAGATCATCAGTCGACGTATCAGTTGGTTGTGGTTGAGTTTTCTTgaatttggtctttttctttgGAGCCAAGGCTAAGGTACTCAGGGCtgatgatctggttttccttttcttgcctgcatcggctggttctctagTTAGGCCGTGAAGgagagttgaagtcttggggcatggtagccgatgaAAGGGGGAGATAGTCCACCTCCATTCGGAATTAGACCAGAAGCAAATTCAATGTTCTTGCCACTGTTACTTTGATGGGGAGGGGAGgactctgttgtctgcaaaacaggAGCAAGAGGTTAGTCAAGTAATGAATCGGTTAACTGGTTATGCAATTTAGTAATGACAAAGTTTACCTGGGGCATGACGTCAGGGAATAGATCTGTTATATACATTGAAgccgattgatgaaatagatgcagcttccattcaccccaccatctgtcaaagtttttgcttctaaatcCTGCCAACTCAATATTATCAATGTTGCCCAGAGGGGGTCCTGGTAGGTTaagtagccgatccatcattagagtGGAAGTGATTTGTCCTCGGCACTGAATCttgtcggcaaagaataagccgattgggagttggcccaatccaagttgtctagccgagttcattgggtgataaaactcgtaggagacttggatgtttctcCCTTGGTGAATGCCGACAGGGAGGATGCATGGGTTGATTGCAGCTATAAGAATTTATCtggatttttgaaatttttcatgatTAATGTCTTCGAATCTAAAGTCTGACGGAAGTTCAAGGTCTGCTGAGTCTGCGTACGGAAACCAGATTCGTGCATCTTTCTTAAAACCTTCgtagaagctgcagaaccagtccttgagTAGCTCAGCCGATAGCTTCGCTCCAGCatcggttggtgtggatgcatattctccatatgacatgcatctgcaATGGGTGCGCTCTTCTCCGTCGTCTTCCACAATCGGCTCTGGCaatgggaattcagcttctgcCACATAGGGCCGATGGACAACCTTCAtgactatcaggtttaaccaagtttgcagcagccaccatggtccacctgctccaactattgAGCCGACGGCTATTTTAGCCAATGCATTATTCAACATCTGGTacagatagccgagaaggattttgcccaaaggaaattctttctttgattctaaggcttcggctacgaattgccagttggttgtagggccacaactggatccacagaagaggaactTTTGCAGCCACATGagcaagaaagctacatgctctcgaggggTAACAGAcccttggcccatatatgccgccacatagccagaccagccacctatgcttttggtcttgaagtcgaattggttcttggtgttcatgctcatagggttagccgatgaagttacatctaatccagtaatcatgGTGATGTCGATTAAAGTtagagtcatcggcccttggttgaataagaaagcattgatggtgttggaccagaagtaggtggcggcagccatcaGGGGTTCATCCTTAGATgaattggctatggtgagagcgagtgcttggccgattccaatttcatcccagtgaactttcttactagccgatacGCGTTGGTACCAGATGGTCCAGCTCTTATCAGTAGTAGGTTTTTctagagatggccaagacttgaaggtattcttccagtgacctaggTTAGGGTTGGCTAGTCTAAAGGGGATCCGGTTAGTTTCACCGATGATGAAATCAGTGGGGTCgagattgccgattgggccaagaaaatagtggtttttGTGTGAAAGGCTGGGAATAGCAACTAGGTTGGAAAGGTGCTGCAAATCCAAAGGAATTGGGAAGTAGAAAACGTGAGGTGAAAAGGAGAAATCGATTTCATGCGAGGAAAAGGGATCTAGTTGGTAAGGACTTACCTCGGCGTAGTCGGCCGATGGCGCAGTAGAAGGGCTGGTGGAAGACGACATCACTGCGGGTGGAGATCTGGTCGAGAACGAAATCGCCTGGGGATCGCCTGAGATGCTGAGGCCACGGCCTATtcttaaaattagtttttgacacgatttatttttaaaacaagttttttaaaagggtcaatttgtcaaaattacgGAATTTTTGGGGAAACCTCCCTGCATGAGTGTACAAATTAACAAAGTCGAAGATACCGCCGGCCAGTTGCAAACGTGTACTCGTCCAACAGTTCTGAAACTTGACGCTCTAGTCAATTCACAGTATgccttaggccgagtttagtttcaaactttttctttaaacttttaattttttcatcggatcaaaattttcctacacacctaaatttctaacttttctgttacatcgtttcaattttgaccaaacttctaattttgatgtgaactaaacacaccctcagttACAGCAGTGAACCAGTGTGCCTTTCACGGAGTTTTAGCACGCGCCTGCTCTCCTCCGCGTGCTTTTCTGTGATGTTGACACGGCAAATCTTGAAAATGACGTAttcatactacctccgtcccaaaaaaagtgcagttttacactattcatctCCAaaatttgatcgttcgtcttatttgaaaattttttatgattactatttttattgttattacatgataaaacatgaatattattttatgtgtgactaatttttttaaaaattttcataaattttttaaataaaacggacagtcaaacgttggacacggatttcatggctgcacttattttgaaacggaggtagcaGAAGACTGTCGATCAACCGGTACCGTACGAGTATTACATCGAATTGTCAGTATTACCATAACAATGATGAAAATTGTTTCTGGTGGCTAGCCGCCGAGCCAGCTTCACTCTACaaagactgtgtttagttcacggtaaaattagaagttagttaaaattaaaataatgtgatggaaaagttagaagtttatgtgtgtagaaaaattttgatacgatgaaaaaaaatagaagtttgaaactaaactcagCCAAAAACCCACAAATCCTGAGGGAAAGAAGCAGCCAAGCCAGATCAGGCCGTCGATGAGACGGGAGTAGGAAACGAGAAATGCTTACCGGATGCTTGCGTTGCGTGCACGCCTTCCTATAAAGTTGAGCGTGTCAAATCAGTCCTGCCTCCTGGAGGACAGCGCTGAGGAGGAGTACTCCTACTCAACTTCCGATATAGGCTAGGGATTGGGTCACTGGGACTTTGGGAGGCAACCTGGCTTTGCTTGCAAGGTTGTGCTTCCGGTTCCGGCTGAATTTTTCGATTGGCTGTCCGGCCCCCGTTCGCCGCCATATGTCGAAAATGGCTTTTCTCCTTCAGATGTCCGCGGCAGATACAACAGTGGTAAAGCAGTAATGCTTCCGTCATGTATGATGAACAAGAACCAGCAGGCAGTAGAGTGCACGAGTGCGGCTCGATCTGGTGATGAGGCCGCACGTGAAACGAGCCCACCAGCGAAGGCATGCGATGTGAGCCAATGCGGTGATGACAGGTCCTCGGCAGTGTGATGAAACGACGACcagtagagactagagagtCGCTGGCTCTGCCTCGCGGTCTGCAGAACTGTATCGTTGGGCAGCGTGCCACGAAAAATTGACGAAAAGAAATGAGCCCTACAGTAATCCTGTAGTAGCGGTGTACGAAGTAGGATGCCGTCTTGTTGCTGAGAAATCGCGAGTATATAGAATTGAAGCCACCGGTGGCGGGGGAAGCTTCAATTCTCAGCGGCTGCTAACCTGCCATAAGCGGCGGCGCACTATTGGTCGCCTTGTTTTACTTGCGTCGATTCCGTCCACCAGCGAATCACACCAATTCTCCATCCCTCCTCCCATGCTGCGGCGACACAGCCAACCCAACCTCATCTTCTACCGCGGCTAAGGGCTGGAAAAGGCTGTGACTAGGTACGGCCCATATTACTTGGGCCGGAACATGTGCTATCATAGTTGGGCTGGAAGGGATTGCGCACGGATTCGTAGCTGAGCCGACGGATCGCTCTCGGTCGCAGTGACGATAGTGGCCGCCTGTCACCGTGTTCGCCCCAGAAaggtcctcctcgccggcgacccttCCAGCTGCCAGATGCGCAGCAAGTGCATGCATGAATTAAAGAACAATGGCCTAAAAATGAAACACGCTTTAAGTTCTAGGAGATGCTCGTAAAACAAGAAGATCTCGCGTCGTCTCGGTTCGCAAGGAGGAACTTAGAAGTTGGAGGCAACGttctatgtactccctccattccaaaatatttaACGcggttgactttttaaaaaatatttgacagttcgtcttattcaaaaaatttaagtaattattaattcttttcttatcatttgatttattgttaaatatacttttacgtatacatatagttttacacatttcacaaaagtttttgaataagatgaacggtcaaacatgtttaaaaaagtcaacggcgtcaaacttTAGGAAAGAAGGGAGTAATAGTTACTTCCAAACAAGAATCTGAATCAGAGAAACAGGTGAATGCTGGTAATTAATCAGAAATGCAGCGGAATCATATACATATCGATGTCAAATATCTTTGTCCAATATTGTAATCATACTACTAACTCCTAAAATTGGTACTTAAGTAACTCATGCACACGATGAGTCCAAATCCATGGAGCGTCGcccccgccgtcgctgcctGATTAAGATGATCACGCCGAGAAGTCGACGTGGTAGACCGCGCTCATGTCCGGGTGGAACAGGCCGAAGTTCTGCTCCACGCCCTCGGGCTTCTGGTTCTCGTTGAACATGGCGAAGATGTACGTCTCCACGGCCTTCCcgggccgccgcggcgtgccGCGCCCGACGTGGCGCACCAGGTTGTTGCTGTACGCCGCCGCGTTCTCCACGCTGgcgccggccccgccgccgcccgacggcCACCCGGTCTCCGACACCACCACCTCCAGGCCCTGCCCGCCCGCCTTCTCCAGCGCCGCGTACACCGCGTCCAGGATGGCGTCGAACATGTTGGTGTACGTGACACCGCCGTCCGTCAcggccgccgacgtcgacggcgacagcAGCGCGTAGTCGAGCCGCACCGACGACGGGTCGGCGGAGTAGGCGAAGTACGGGTACACGTTCACCAGCAGGGGCGTCCCGCTCGACGCCAGGAAGGAGACGATCGGCGCCACCGTCGGCAGCGCGGCCTCGGAGAACGCGCCCTGCGACGGCGGGTACGAGGAGCCCAGCACCGACGTCGCGACGACCGTCGTGACCGGCACGCCGAGCCCCGCGGCGCGCAGCGCCGACTGGAGGTTCCTCATGGCCGGGAGGACGCTCGCCGCCTCGTCCCCAGGGATGACCTCGTTGCCGGCGTTGATGTAGCGGAagcggacggcgccggcgaagggCTGCACGTACGACTGGACCCACGACGCCGCGAACGAGGCGTCGGTGGCGAGGCGTGCCA
Proteins encoded in this window:
- the LOC127755503 gene encoding putative glucan endo-1,3-beta-glucosidase GVI codes for the protein MDAVLVTAAIFGLLLCGCSVSGVEGIGVNYGMIGNNLPSPDKVIALYRANNITDIRLFHPDTTVLAALRGSGLGVVLGTLNEDLARLATDASFAASWVQSYVQPFAGAVRFRYINAGNEVIPGDEAASVLPAMRNLQSALRAAGLGVPVTTVVATSVLGSSYPPSQGAFSEAALPTVAPIVSFLASSGTPLLVNVYPYFAYSADPSSVRLDYALLSPSTSAAVTDGGVTYTNMFDAILDAVYAALEKAGGQGLEVVVSETGWPSGGGGAGASVENAAAYSNNLVRHVGRGTPRRPGKAVETYIFAMFNENQKPEGVEQNFGLFHPDMSAVYHVDFSA